The genomic interval ATTAATAACAGCTGAGGTGAAaatgtgggaattttgggtttgttttgcagGTTAACATGAACTGTAGCTGTAGCCCACTGGCATTCAGAGAACTGAGAGTTTATCTTTTCCAAGATCTAAAATTACTACAGAAACCCTAGCTTCGAAAAAATGTACCACATAAAGGAATTCCATCATCAGAAATGGTATCACAGCTCTTCAAAGCATGCCAATAATAACACTGTGAAACTTTAGAGGGAAATTTCTGTTTGAATTCTCCCAAGTCCAGTTCCCCTTTCCTTTCAGCTACCAGTGAATTGTTTTCTATTTGGGGAACAAACCAAGCACCTCATACAAACCACTTTTagtcttttcttaaaaactGGTTCTTAAAAACAGTTGGGGCATTTGACAGGTGTGAGCAAAGCAGTGTTttgtgcagctgtggggagcagggtaCCTGTAGATGATGCACGCTGTGTTCTGGCAGGTGCTGCAGTTGTTGAGGTCCTGCCCAGTGTGGtagaaattcctcctggaacAGACAGCAGTTCATGAGATGTGGAGTTACAGACACAATAACAGAGCTCTGAGTCCTTTATGAGCAAAAGCCATTCTGTTCACCACTTCTGTTAGCCCTACTAAAAATTCTAGTACCAAATTCTAAGCTGGAAAGTTTctttaaacacacacaaaccctgtgagccTTGTCCTGACCTTCCCCATCTCATGCTGTTAAGGGTTCTGGTTGTTGGTTCTGATATGAATACTTGTTATGAAAACACTTAGACATGAGACTGCTTctaaaaaacacattttcaagtATTTGAAAATCCATGCAATTTGCTGAATCAGCCTGATCTCTGTCCTTATGCTTTCCAGTCTTCCCTTTTCATATTTCCTTATTTGACTATAACAAAGTCAGATTTTTACTGCTGATAAGTTACAAATTTGTAGTGttgatgaaaaaagaaaagtgagtTTTCATGCTTAACACCAACtagagctgaaatatttttatgatgGAGAGACCTGTGTTAGAAACAGGTTGAGATTGGTGGCTCATTACATCCGAAGTGTAACACTTGCATTTAACAAGTTTTATTTGAATTAGGGGAGATCAGTTGgtagcaaaataattttctgattattttggggaaaatcggAGTTCTTCATGTATCTTGTTGTGCTGTCAATAAAAGTGCTTGGAATATTCAGTGTTACTGTGAGGTAAATCTGCCAATGTGGATTGAAGCTTCTCACTGAATCTCAGAGAGACACTTCAAAATATTGgacagtttttttctttttaccatgTGATAACTGAACAGAAATGGATTATAAATATTGCtggattttatatatatatatatatatatataaattgtaAATAATCTAACCATGCTTCACTGCAAATTAGTCTTTACTATGGGCAGATTCACAAACATAATTAAATCTCAGGTTCTCCCCTAAAGAGCTGCATGCAGGGGACAAGGAGTGGCTGCTCTTTTCTGTCCCTTCCTGTGGAACCACACTCAGGTCGTCACTGGATGAAGGTTACAACAGAGAAATGACTGCTGAGGCTTGAGATATACTTGGATCTCTGCCTCCAATCTTGCCTCTTACCTGAAGTTTTGGGTTGGAgtgttgtaaatattttttgcatttttgctgtTAGTCTGTCTACGTGGATTTTGTCTCTTGTGTTTAGGCTGTTACAAATTTGGTGCTAGAAAATCATATGGAACAAGCCTCTGGGAGAGTGTAGCTGGAGCTGAATTGTATGGGGAAAATGTTAAATAGAATTTATATGGGCACAGTGGAAGCTAAGGAAAGTATTTTCATGCTAACAGCCAGATGGACATTACCAGTTAATGTTTCCAGATAAAAACAGGTAATATGTATGGAGTAAAATCACATGCTAAACTGATTTATATTgcttgatatttttttaatgagtgtAAATTCTTTTTTGAATTTTGAGTTGGAATGTTATTCAACAGAAATACAAGTTAACTCCAATTCCAAACCAAGGAAGGGCATAGGCCAAGGGCAGACCCTGATGCTGGGTGGTGTGAGCACAGCAGTGTTGTGTTCTGGGCTCTTTCTGCAGCTCCACCTGCACAAAACCCTCAGTGCAGCCTCCTTGTTGTGGTATCTGCACAGTTTGTGGAAATATGGAATATTACCTGATTTGGTCATTATTGTAACCAGTAAATACAGCTGATACACAGGATCTAATTTTAGAATTAAGAGGGCAGTTTTGCATGCATAAGTGATTTATCTACATGCATGAGATGCCTGTGATAAAGATTAAATTTATGGTGGCATCATCTCTTCatgttctcttttctttaagaaatgaaatgttACCTTTATTCCCTTGATTTGTTTCTGAGTTTTTCAAAGATAAGTTGCTTGAAGGATATACTACTTTACAACAAAACAGAACTTTAAAGTGTGTCCTAGATGCAATTACTAAAAGAGATGGTTTTGATAGCTTGGAAAGCTTTATTAGGATATTCAGAAACCTGTTTtgagcataaaaatatttaaaattctattttaactTTGTCCTGTCTTTAGATCTTAGTTGCATTTAtggtattattattatttataacaCATAATAATGCATGAATAGTGCTTGTAACCTTGGCACAGTCTGTGTCACCATAGTGACAAGAAATACAGGGTTTTTACATTGTATGGGGATGAGAAGGGAGCCACTCTGAAACCTGAGAGTCTGAAGTGAGTTCTTGCTGACAGCCTCCACATGCTCTGTCCTTAGCTCTCAGTCTGGCACTCCTTGTGTGTCTGACCCTGCCATGCTCTGAACACCctaaatctaaataaaaaagGGAGGTGTTAAGCTGGGTCTTGCACTGGATTTTGTAAAGGCAGTGTCAGCTAAAGCCAAGCTCTAAAGGGACTTTCTTCTCTGCTGAGGCCCAAACATCACAACAAGGGTGTAAGATACATTTTTGCAAACTCATCTTTAAATATCAGAAGAGATGTGTTTTCAGTAGCAAAGGTTAAGAGAATGCTAACATCTACTTTACACTTCTGATGAATTACTAATATTAAAAATGAACCATACCCTTCACTGAGGGCTCTGGATTTTTCCAGGTCTTGGATTACATTCAAAAGGACTTTAATCTTCTCCTGGTTGGACTGTAAGGATTCCTCTACAGACTGCAGCCTGCCTTGTAGGGCAGAGAGTTCTCCATGTGCCAAGTGAATTTGATTGATTTCATTAATCTCTTTGTTGCTTTGTGGATTTATTTCATTCCTTGGCGGATAAGACTTTGTGTGAAATCCTTCTGCACAGCTGTTACACTGGGAAACATCTGACTGGGTGGAATTGTTCTGGATTTCAGTGTTACATGGATTTGATGCATTGGTGCTGGGCACTGACACTGGTGGGTGATCATCACTTGGGAGTGTCACACAGCTGGAACCTGGCTTGTGCTCTCCTGCCTGGTGACAGTCTCTGAGGAAACAAGGAGATGAGCTGTGGTTTGATGGGGGTGACAGTGGAGTAGCTTCCTTACTGCTGgcatctctgctggctgcaggcagctcagaatcaattttctgctcttcaggagcagcagagtgggGGTTACATTCACTGCAGTTCCCAGAGTTGCTCAGGCaaggctctgctctgtcagAATCAGATGACAGTGTGCTGTTTTCATGACTTTCGTGGCTGTTGATGACAGTAGAAGAATGCAGTGAGTTACttgaagctgtggctgtgtctGGTGCATCCAGGGGAACGTTTCTGTCCTGTGGGAAACTCACATGAATGTATTCAGGCACCTGTGTGGACGCAGTTGTCTTGTCTGACTCTGAGAAATCCCCCGAGTACCTCGGTCCATTGCTTTGTGCTTTTGATGACCTCTGACCCAAGCCCACCTCACTATTCCTGCAGCCATCCTCCAAGTGATGACTTATCCTCAGGTAGCAGAGCTCTGAGGACAGAATGTCTGGTTCACAAAGGTTGCCATTTACCTGGATAGAGTttgcaggctctgctggcatTTCTGTCAGTGATTTGCTTACTGtcagctttttccttttaaaaacaggGAAGTGTTTCCTGAGGCTGGGAGAAGTTTGTATGGCAATATTCCGAAGCCCCTTGTGAGCCCTTGGAAAAGTTGGAGACTGAGTTAGCAAAAAATTGTGATCcctaaatatttcagttttgccAGTAGTGAGTGCTGTGTGTGGGGCAGGACtggcctccagctctgccttgctgctgaCACCATCGTCCTTGAAGCGCACCTGCTGGGATTTGGTCCTGCGGTGCTGGGGGTGCCTCAGAAAATCTGCTGAGTCCAGACTGTTCCTTTTCAGGAGCACCGGTCtcattttcatgttttgctgGGCCATTGAATCACAATTTAAAGTCTGTAAGTAACGTGTTTCTTTGCGACCCATTTCATTTGACATTTGACCTGTATGTTAATATTGTTCCTAAGATACAAATTAACACCTTACTCCTGGAGCTTAGCATTCTTCTCCTTGTTATTATGTATATTTTCAACTGGCATGTTCTCTTCAGGGATCCTCTTTCAAATTTAATTGCTGATTAGACCAAAAGTaagataaattaaatataaaatttaaggaaatatttcttgtaGCTTGGGAATGCAGAAATCCTTTTACCTGCAGCTAACATGGTCTTTGTATTACAAAATTGCAACAGGCTGTTTCAGGTAACTAATTTAAAGGTAAGGTTGAGTCTATGGCTTTCCTGGAGGCTCTCATTTGACAGCAGCTCTCCATTGGGGATCcagctctttttttctgatggaCCAGTCACATGTGTTTTATTTGCATGCTGTCTAAACAAGCATGATAATTTCTGAGggcattttcatttctgatgCATAGTTGTACTGATGGAATATATCCATTAATACCAAACTGAATTGCTTTCTTTAGAGATCGCTTTTCTTCCTCAGCCATCTTTTTAATGTCCTGTTGAAACTAATCTTCCCAAAGAGGTAAGGAAAATGTCACCACTTATGACCAGGGAAAAATACAGCATCCAGAGGGATTCAGTGAGAAAAGTCACTGATGTGTAGTTGTTACTGCCATTCTTGCAAACACAAGGCAGATCATGTCCAAGGGCTTGCCTCAGCTCTGTAAACAGGACAGAGGTCCAGGCTGAATaaccagaaaaagcagaagagcagaaaatgtttcctgaaaataaaaagacaagaaTTGTAGCTGAGCACAGTGGCAAACGGTGGTTcgctgctgctgtttcctagGCACTTTGcatcatctctgctgctgagaCTTTGGCAATGACatccagaaactgaaaaatggtTTACAATTTGCAAGTGGCTTAAGTTTTTTTCATATGAAATACAATGCTCAAAAAATggttgtatatatttatatgaaacAGATACAAAATATCATAAGCTTGAATCTGGTCCCAAATGCAGATCTTAAAACTTAAGCAGTTAGATTTGAGAATGGCTATTAAATCCTGTTATGGATGAAATATCCAAAACTGAACAGTACAAATGTGAGTTCTAAATTTGGAGGAAAGGTAAGATTTcaacaaaaatcaatttttttgttgttgttgttaaagtTATTATTTTCAAGCATTCAGATTTGAGTACAAGACTGCAGCTAAATTCCCAGAACAGTGGTAGTTTACTATTAATCCTGTTCCCTGTTAATTCACTGGTCATTTCATTAGCCTTACTACTTCCATTAGCTCAGAACCTTTTATTTAAGCATTGCACAGATTTTACCATATTTAATTTACAAGAATTGAGGAGATGGGTGCAGTGGGAAAGATCTTGTTACAGAATACAGCAAATTGTTATGCAGCATCATGTAACATTTAGGCACTGTAATATAATTTAAGCAAAGCAATAATATGATATTACTCTATTATAAAGTTTTAGAAGAAAGTGAGTGTTGGATTATTTCACTGCAGAGGGAAATGTCACATCAaatattgagaaaataaatatgtgcATTAATACCAAATTTTACTTTTGTGATATTCACGAAGTCATAGGAATATCTGTGCTGATTGTGCACTGGAAACAAGAATCACAGTAAACAAGTCCAACAGTTTCTGCAAATAACATTCCAGTGCCAAGTTCTGAGTTCTCATTTCACCCACTAATTACCAGAGACTTTTAACGGTTCTGTTTGAGAATTTATCCAAATATTGCAGCAGCATTCTCCCcatcacagctgctgtgctccaggcagATGGACTACTTTAAAAGTTATACTTGCCCAATTAAATTCCGAAAGAAGCTTTAGAAAGCTAATcctttgtgttttaaataaaagtaaaagcCCTTAAGGGTTTTATAAGAGCTCTCCTTGGGCTGTAGAAGCATTTGAGCTACATTCCTGCATTCTTAATTTGAAAATTGCTATTTTAACTCTGTTGATTTTTAGCTACCTTGTCATCCAATACTCTGGGTTTACTATGAATTCTAATGAACATTTTGGTGCTGTTGTTTATATTAAATcaagctgaaaggaaaaaaaatatatagccAGGAATGTTCAAATATTTGGATTGAAAACCCAGACTGGTGAATTTCAATGAGTTATAGGTGTCTGCTCTTGAGTTAACAAATCAGTTCAACATTGCCAATTACAAagtttaaataacatttttccctTGCCCAGCATCtaattctttattctttcccGACACAGCAATTTAAAGTTCTTGTTTTGCTCGTTATTTGACATTGACTGAAGTAGGAAAAATCCTACAGATCCATTTCATAGAAGTGCTTTCAATGTATTAATTTAACTTATTTCACTCATAAAGAAAAGATTAATTCCGTTTTAAATTAATGTCTGGTAGTAATACTAACAGTTTTAGTAGAAGAAATTTACTGGGGTTTAATGTTCCgtggctccagctctgcagcctcttccttgttccttggctgctctgctccatgaACTCCCTGGGTTTTTCCagtccctccatcccctgttGGATAAGTGCCCCATGAGGTGCTggatgttatttttaaaatgtgcacaTTTCATGCTCCTCTTTTCAATGTTTTGAGTATGTGAATCTGACTGATGTTACattctttcttctgtttggCTTGGCTGGTactgtgaaagaaaatcttGACTTTTAAGGTGTCTGCATGCTTTGCACACACAATTCTTAGTGGTGGTAGCTCCTCTACAGTGTAAACTTCTCCTTGCTCCACTAAAATTGTATCCCAGGGTGTAACCGGTGAACCCCCTAAAAACACTCAGGTTCAAAGCCTGCCCCCTCCACACAGCAATAAAGCTGCTTCTCCAGTCTGGGATTGTGGGTTTGAGTTCTCAGAAATGCACACACAGCTTAATCAGACTGCCAGGCAGGGGAAGTTTGACAAGACATAGATATTTttctatataatttttcttccatctttCCAGCCTCTGCCTTCCCAGTTTCTTCAACAGAGTCAAATGTACTTTTTGGTTCATATTTCAGTTTAATGGCTGAAGCTGTGGGTAGAGAAGTGCAGTGGTAAGGATAAATGGAGATTACAGGAATTGCATGGAGTGAAAAACCATGCAGCAACAGACAGCGGGGATTTTGGAAGAGTGCAGATGTGCGAGAGTTGTGATTCTGGGGGTTTTCTGCAGGTTATGGCAAAAGTTACTTATTTCACATGGTTTTCAAACTTTCAGCAGCAGTTGGAAACCTTACATTTTCATTTGACAAGTTggttcaaaaaataaatatttttcttatagtAAAAGTGTGACATATTTTAGAATTTTGATTTTCCCTTGTGCATGAtttaaaaacagtatttctTGAAACTAAATGTTTGAGCAGAACCTTTCCAATAAATAAACTAGGTAGAAGCTTGTGGGGGCTCTCAACAGGAGGATGATTAATCTAATTTGCCTTCCACTTTTGAGCATCCACACTTTAAATTTCCCAACTCAGTCTATGGCAGTGGATTGGAACAAGGTGATTTTTAAGGTGCTGTCCAACATAAACTGTTCTGGTTCTGTGACAGGTGACAGCTGTAATAACTGTAAGGTAATTTATTCTGACTGGACAGTGTTCTGTCATGTCTGATTTGTGGTTTGTCCTGtagaaaacagattttccaTGGTGCACATTTGATGGACATTTTCAGTTTAGAGAGGCAGCTTGCTGAATTTAATTATGGTTGGTGCTTGATAATAAGCTGCTTTCTAGGTGGGAGATTCTAAGATTCTAAGAAATTTGTGTGACTCTCACTTTCCCTTCATGTTGCAAATCTTTCCAGGGTTCCTAAACTTGCTGGGATCAGAGGCTGCATGTGGGGGCTGCTGTGAACTCTGTGCTTGTCAGTGGCTGCAAACAGCCTGGCCACTGCAGAGATCTCCTGCTATGCAGGttcaattttcaaaacaaaaaaataatatctgAAATGCTCCATTTTTAGGTAACAACTCTGAATTAAGGCTTTAATTGTGTTGGTTTGGATGTTGCTTTTGTTCCACTTCATTTTCTGTCTCCATCAGAAACTCCAGCAATAGCTGTTGGCCAAGCTGCTTAATTCAGTCATAACTCTTCTTTGCATAAAAGtcatgttgggtttttttcctcaaaataatGAGAGATGTTGAGGATAAGTTTAGATATGCTTCTGAAATCCCTGGAGACTGCAGTGAAGCATACATCACCAGCTAGCACAGAGAGCTAGAGATGGATTTGAAACCATTGGAATTGGATGATGCTGGAAATTACCTCTTTTTCCTGTCCTCCTTTCTTGCAGAGGGAAATGGATGGAAATGTGCTCAGAGTTCCAGAGGAACTGCATGCAAGGAGGCCTCTGAAGGGaatattttcagatgaaaatggGTGACAGATGCAGAGCCTATAAAGCAGAAACAGTGCCCCAGAAGTGCAAATTTGCAGCTTATTGTGATACACAGGAAAAGCTGGCAGGGAACAGGAGAGATGAAACTGCTGAGAGAGATTTTTAAATGGCCTCTGTGTACAGGGGCCTGTTGTTGATCACAGCAAGGAGTCTTATTGCTTTGGGTCCCACAGAATGAAGCACAAAGCTATTTATGAAAGTAAATGTGTTTATTATAAGAGATGGTGTAATTTGTGGAATATAGTTTTGTACCTGCAGTTTTCTCCAGTGCACAGCTTGTCTAGTGTAATATTCTGCTATTTCTTACTCTAATTGGGCAGTACACAGAATATCTGTTTCTGTTGGTGTGCATGGCCACAGAGGAGCTCTCTGGATGTCCCTGGGTGTGCTCAGTTTTCCCCTCCAGCAGTGGTTTGGTAATGCTGAAGGAACTTTGCTTGAGCAAAAAGGACTGAAGAAGGCAAGAACATTTTTATAAATCCTGTTGGTGGGTTTTGTTAGCCACATCTAGGTGGGATCAAGGTGACTGGAGAAGACAATCTAACAGAGATAAGGAATACAGGGTGGGATGGAAGCTTCTGTCCTCAGAAATGGAACATTTCTGTAATGGAAGAGATTACAGGATTTTGTCTCTGACTAATTTTACAGCAAGATCTGGAAATTACTTCAGGTTGGTGAGACTGGGTCGAGAAGATGCTGTGATACTtactgcagcagaaaatggacTTAGCTAAGCAAGTTCTAGGGATGAAAATTGAGTGTGGTTTGCCTATGATTTGATTGAGATGATGCAATGCCATTGCACATGAAGTGCTGAGGATGCACTAAGAGATAGAACCATGATGAtcttatttctgaaataacttTCAGAACCATGGTACTTGAAATTCCTTTATTCTACTTTATTAGAAATAAAagttcttttcctttgaaaagatGATAGATCCATTTtctctgtcagaaaaaaaatcttcatggattagaaaacatttttatctcAGTATTTCTTCTGGAGCATATGCTGGAAATTGTTCATGAAAGGTTTAGTGTCAGGAGGTAAGATACAACTCCTTATTCACTTTAGAGGGAAGCATTTCAGTCACATATTTATATAGAGACAcaagctggatttttttcagtgttagtTTGCAAAGATGAGTGTACTTAAAACTGAGAAATTTCTCTTGAAGAACTGCTTGAATGCCTACAGGGAGAGGGAAGTTATCCAATGTGACAAGCTGGTGAGCTGGAAAGTGTCCAAATAGCTGGTTCACAGCACAAAATTTCAGTGCTCTTCCTTGTAGAAATCTTATCAGTTGAAAAAATATTGCTAAGTACTTGATGTTTGCATCAAAGTGTGCACGCATTTTACACTTTAGATTATTGTAGGGTTTTATTCAGGCTTCATAAAGTGTTAACAGAGCTGTATGAAGATCTATAGGTAACCTGTGAAAGGCAGGTTTGCACCCTGTGCTGCCTTGCAGGCATCAGCACTTGGTTAGAGACAGATTAGTTCATAAAAATGAACTGATTTTACTTCATAAAAATGAACGAAGACCTTTTCAACCTTCTCTTTGGTTGTTAATTATATTGACTATGCctgttaaaacagaaaaacttaatatttttccccaagTAGCAAAcataaaagctgcattttcatgGTTCCTGTGTGACAGGTTGCCACTGCCCAGCACCTTTCTCCTGTTGAGACACTGCTACAAGAAACACCATTTTAAACCAGTATAAAGTTCTTGCTAAGGACTGTGACTTCTACACTGGACTTGTTTTCATCATGGCAGCATTTATTTAATTCTAAAAAAACAAGTTCTGAGTGTACTTGCTGCAGTCCCTTAGCTTTCAGttaatttctggatttttttccaatgaaTTTATCACTTCAGATCAAGAATGACATGGCAAAGATGCATCCAAGAGCATTTAGCagtctgctgtgctgcagctgtgtgggaTGCCTTGTAAGCACTGGGTGTTCAGTGATGATTCTTTAGGAGCTCCAGAACTTTTTTTGCCACTTCAGTAAGTGGGAGTTTCAGTAAATGTAAGGAGTCAACTGTTACTCTCACTTGTGTCACAAACCTGGGTACGTGGGGAAGCAGTGAGAGAAGAAACCTGATTGTAtttgctggagggcaggaatgATGTATCTGACTCTGTGGAAatccagggcactgggaatatttctctgtctgctctggggtgccctgacccccaggacagcactgactttgaccttcattcatggagaaagtttcccagaattcaagatagactggaatccacaaaagtgtgaaatggATTATAaagagcagtgtaggtgtatcacttggtgagaaatttagattttgggatttttaatatGTTGTAGATGTAAGCAAGATGGAAGGCACAGGGTGTCGTCCTGGGTTTcctcttcatgcttcttcttccttcttctctttgggtttgggtggcattttgtaattgggcaggaaagtccccattgcagatctttgggatcagttattgggtaaaaaggggaaataatccaggtgtcagttcttaattagATAGTTTAGTCTTGAAAGACCTTGTAACGAGAGactgttggccattttgtgccttctaatgaaaagctgccaaactcacagtaatgagactgttttactgataagaaataataaacacctgagtcccaACATGAACTACTgcctcaagtgccttcaatccagacccagagaaacccacaactgGTATCCATGcatgactccatgttctcagaaggttaatttattactttctaatactatattatattaaagaatactatattACTATActaaataatacagaaaagaGACgtactgaatgctaaaaagataataatgaaaatttgtgaCTCTTTTCAGACTCCTGATACAGCTTGGCACTTATTGGCCAAAGAgccaaaacaactcacagcagaatccaatgaaataatcacctgtgggtaaacaatccccaaacacatcccgcatgtgagcacaacacaggagaagcaaatgagataagaattgttttccttttctgtgaggcttctcagcttcccaggaggaaatcctgggtgaggggattttttcagagaatgtgaatgccacagaaaCCATGCCAAGCTCCCACTGAGATCCACAGTCCCATGGCTTCTGTTCCCTGTGGAAGCACTGGAACCTGGGTGGGAGCATTGAGCCAGCTCTCATTGGGGTAACAGGGCTGGAATTTAAAATTGCATCCTGAGGCTTTTTTACCTGTGTTCCTCCAGAGCATCAGAAATGTGAGTAACTGGATATTTCATCCTCCAGAGATGTGTTTTGTGTACTCAGCTGAATGCACCTGGCTGTGACTTTTCCCAGATGTCggttttgaaatatatttttggtGTGGGGGAATTGAATTAGGGCAGCTCAGACTGGGTTAGCAGCCACTGGCTGGCAGTAAgtgcaggagaggctggaatTGTGCTTATTGGCTTTGGCAGGGTGTCTGCAGAGACTGGCACTTCCCACAGGCTCCAAATTCTGGCACAAAAAGCTACAGgtggaggagaaagggagttTGGGATACAAGGAGCTGGGGACTCCTCTGGGAAAATCTCTGCTCAGTGATGGCCATGGCTGTTTGCAGTGTCAGAGGAAGATTTCTCAGGCTGTATCACCCTGCAGTGCAGTCTGCTCCGCCAGGCTGATGCCTTGGCACATCTCCTTTGGAATGTTTGCAAAATGGAGCTGTGGTTTGATTGGCAATAAGGTTGGTAGTTCAGGTTCTTGTGTGGGTTCTGTTTCATTCCATCTTAAACCTGTCAGGAGCCAGAATTATCCATTCTGCAGGGGGATTAGTGAGGAGTAGAGCAAGAGAGAAACCTGTGTGTATTTTGAGGCTCTGCTATAAGTAAAATAGCAGAgcctcaaaattaattttatatcaaAATTTTATATCACAATATACCAGCCTGCTGATGTTGGAGAGTTCAGTCACATGTATTTTG from Zonotrichia leucophrys gambelii isolate GWCS_2022_RI chromosome 13, RI_Zleu_2.0, whole genome shotgun sequence carries:
- the INSYN2B gene encoding protein INSYN2B isoform X1, which gives rise to MSNEMGRKETRYLQTLNCDSMAQQNMKMRPVLLKRNSLDSADFLRHPQHRRTKSQQVRFKDDGVSSKAELEASPAPHTALTTGKTEIFRDHNFLLTQSPTFPRAHKGLRNIAIQTSPSLRKHFPVFKRKKLTVSKSLTEMPAEPANSIQVNGNLCEPDILSSELCYLRISHHLEDGCRNSEVGLGQRSSKAQSNGPRYSGDFSESDKTTASTQVPEYIHVSFPQDRNVPLDAPDTATASSNSLHSSTVINSHESHENSTLSSDSDRAEPCLSNSGNCSECNPHSAAPEEQKIDSELPAASRDASSKEATPLSPPSNHSSSPCFLRDCHQAGEHKPGSSCVTLPSDDHPPVSVPSTNASNPCNTEIQNNSTQSDVSQCNSCAEGFHTKSYPPRNEINPQSNKEINEINQIHLAHGELSALQGRLQSVEESLQSNQEKIKVLLNVIQDLEKSRALSEGRNFYHTGQDLNNCSTCQNTACIIYSVEYDFRQQEGRFHQILKTLDNAEQNAASASPQKPPPDPPAPEKKELRRKTKKLLASEDSLTTNCNMCFFRSYFSLQG
- the INSYN2B gene encoding protein INSYN2B isoform X2 yields the protein MSNEMGRKETRYLQTLNCDSMAQQNMKMRPVLLKRNSLDSADFLRHPQHRRTKSQQVRFKDDGVSSKAELEASPAPHTALTTGKTEIFRDHNFLLTQSPTFPRAHKGLRNIAIQTSPSLRKHFPVFKRKKLTVSKSLTEMPAEPANSIQVNGNLCEPDILSSELCYLRISHHLEDGCRNSEVGLGQRSSKAQSNGPRYSGDFSESDKTTASTQVPEYIHVSFPQDRNVPLDAPDTATASSNSLHSSTVINSHESHENSTLSSDSDRAEPCLSNSGNCSECNPHSAAPEEQKIDSELPAASRDASSKEATPLSPPSNHSSSPCFLRDCHQAGEHKPGSSCVTLPSDDHPPVSVPSTNASNPCNTEIQNNSTQSDVSQCNSCAEGFHTKSYPPRNEINPQSNKEINEINQIHLAHGELSALQGRLQSVEESLQSNQEKIKVLLNVIQDLEKSRALSEGRNFYHTGQDLNNCSTCQNTACIIYRI